GATGATATTCGGTGGTTGAAAGTTGAAAACTAAGTTGTACTCAAGTTTTACTAGTAAATCACACTATCTACCTTTCACTCCATCACTGTCTATCTCTAGGATTAATTGCATCATCATGTAGTTGGTTGGATCTCAGTTTTCCAAAATTTGACTTTATTTATAATCAGGAAACTCACATCCACACTGAAAGTCTTCTTAATTTAGTTCACATTCTCTCTTTTTAACTAACAACTTCACTGGGTCTTCTTTTGTCCAGAAAGAGAGTTTCCAGAGTACTGAGCATTTTTGATCATTTTTTGGAGATGAGTATTGGTTTTTCAAGTGTTCTTGAGTAGTGGGTTTCATTTATTTGATTGGAATTTTGAGTTCATGATCAAGAAAATTGGAAGCAGATTTTTTCTGTTGCAGGAGGAAGAGAAATGAAGTAAATTTAGTGGCGTACTGGATAGATTGGTTGAATTGATTGATGTTACTCTGATTTCTTGATTTTTGATAGGCATGGATTCCAGAGAAATCAAGTCAACTACTCCAGTTGAAGAGGGGGGTTCAGACTCGCCCCTTCATAGAATCATTCCTGTTGATATCCATGGGAAGCCTATTACTGATTTGTCCAAAACTGGGGGTTGGGTGGCTACATTCTTCATTTTCGGTATGTTATGTGCTTTTCTGTTATTCATTTTGGTTTCATTTGGAAGTTCACGTTTTCATTTTTGTGTTTTGAATGGTTTGGTGCGCGTAGGGAATGAGATGGCAGAGAGAATGGCTTATTTCGGACTTGCGGTGAATATGGTGGTGTTTATGTTTTCTGTCATGCATATGCCGATTTCTAGTTCGGCAAATGCTGTGAATAATTTCCTGGGCATATCACAGGCTTCATCTGTGCTTGGTAGCTTTCTTGCTGATGCTTATCTTGGGAGATATCGGACGATAGCAATCTTCACAACAATCTATCTTGTGGTAAGTTGCAATTTGTTATACATATATCTTGTATAGTAGTCATTGTTAATATGAAATACTGATAAGTACTTTTTGCATCAAACACCGAAATTTGAAACCAATGCTACAATTTCAACCTCTTGATTTCCCCTGAATGCTTGCGCGTCATAAATGTTAAGAACCCGAATTTTCGTGGCATCTACCATTCCATACTGTAATTGTTTTAGCAACTAAACCAGTACTTTTAGTCATTCTTTTTAAAGCCCATCACAGTTTGCAGAACTATAACTTATAATGTTCAAATAGCTATCTGTAATACTTTTACCACAGTAGTAGCAAAATGTTCCAAAGTGGAAATAGATTGCTTCAGCAAATTTTGAATGTTGATGTTAAAGGGAGAACCTATAAAGAGTTTTGTTGGAAAACCTACACCCTGCCAAGAATGTCTACTACTAGATGTGTGGCTAATACCAAGCCTGTCGAATTCTGGGAGCCTATAAATAAATTTATAATATGTTTTTAGTTTTATCGTCCTTTCCTTAGTCACCAAGATTTTGAAAATGCACCATTTGATTCCTCAGGGGTTGACAGGAATCACATTATGTGCCACTGTGAGTGTATTTGTGCCAAATCAAGAAGATTGTGATCAGCTGTCCCTACTGTTAGGCCACTGTATGCCGGCAAAACCATGGCAAATGACGTACCTCTATATGGCCCTTTATATCACGGGATTTGGAGCTGCAGGCATTAGACCCTGTGTTTCTTCTTTTGGGGCCGATCAATTTGATGAAAATAGTAAAGATTACAAGTCTCATTTGGACAGGTTTTTCAATTTCTTCTATCTTTCTGTCACTGTTGGAGCAATTGTAGCCTTCACTGCAATAGTCTACATCCAAATGCATCATGGTTGGGGAGCTGCATTTGCCTCCTTGGCCGTAGCGATGGGTGTTTCAAATGCATTGTTCTTTATTGGTACTCCATTATATAGGCACAGGTTGCCTGGTGGCAGCCCTCTAACAAGGGTTGCTCAAGTTCTGGTTGCCGCCTTTAGGAAGCGGAATGAATCTTTCTCCGGTAGAGAGTTAGAGACTCTGTATGAGATTCCAGGAAAACACTCGGCCATTAAGGGAAGCGCAAAGATAACTCACACTGATGATTTTAGGTATGCCAATTTGTTTTTGTTATGCCTTCTGCATTTGGTCAGATGATATACTCAGAATAGCTTATTTAAGTATACTGGCCATGTTCCACTGTAGTTTTTTCATGTCTAACTTGTAATGCTACCTCCGTTTCTTATCATGTATAATTTATCATATGTCTGATCATGTATGCTTTTTCTTATCTCAGGTGTTTAGACAAGGCAGCCCTGCGACTACAAGAGGATGGTACTGACCCAAATCCTTGGAGGCTTTGCACAGTGACACAAGTAGAAGAAGTGAAGATATTAATAAAACTTCTTCCGATTCCAGCCTGCACCATCATGCTTAGTGTAATTTTGACAGAGTTTTTGACTTTATCTATTCAACAAGCATATACTTTAAACACTCACATGGGACGTTTAAAACTACCTGTTACATGCATGCCCGTCTTTCCTGGTCTTAGTATCTTTCTCATCTTATCTCTCTATTACTCGACATTTGTCCCACTTTCACGCCGCATCACAGGTCACCCACATGGTGCTTCTCAGCTTCAACGAGTTGGCATTGGTCTGGCAATATCAATTTTATGTGTGGCATGGGCTGCCATTTTCGAGCGGTACAGAAGAAACTACGCAATTGAGAACGGTTACGAAGCTAGTTTCCTCACGCCTATGCCCAACCTCACTGCATACTGGTTGTTGATCCAGTACTGTCTCCTCGGCATAGCTGAAGTGTTTTGCATAGTGGGACTCCTTGAGTTTCTGTATCAAGAGGCTCCTGATGCCATGAGAAGTATAGTATCTGCTTATGCAGCTGTTGCAGGGGGTTTAGGTTGCTTTGTAGCAACAATATTGAATAACATCATCAAATCTGCTACAGGAAACGAAGCGGAAGGGAAACCTACATGGCTATCTCAGAATATTAACACTGGTAGATTGGATAACTTGTATTGGGTTCTCACAATTCTGAGTTTCTTAAATTTCTGTGTGTTTATATATGCTGCAAAGAAGTACAAGTACAGGGATGAGCAGACTGTTAAGCGGAGTGAGAGTGATCTGCCAACAGTGGATAATCCGATCAGAGCCTAGTGAGTAACTAGGAGATTGAATTTTGGTGTGGTATTAACTGCAATACAATTTGTGTAAGCTGCTCACAGAATGTTGCTTGTAACAAACTTTCGTCTTGCGTTACCAAATACAATTTCAGTtacagaacaaaaaaaaaatagagtaaACGCATGTACTAACTActaaaaaaggtgcaaatattcTGGTATACAGAGCACGACCACAAAGCAGACTCTCTGAAATTCGTCACTCAACTTCTCAAAGGACAGTCAATAATATAACAGTGTTTACCGGCGAAGTCCAAAGCTTGTAAAGCTCGCGAAAGTCTTTTCCATTGAACTGTGGTTCGTCAGCAAAGGCATTCCATTAATTGCTGTTGAGTCATGTTCATCAAGGAAAACGTTGAAGTGCTGGTGTACAATGTACTCAATCCAATGCTGAAGAAAACGAGTTATTAATTGAGTTTTATGTCTTGGTTCCGATTCGATATTGTGACCTGTGATCGTTAAGGATATTTACTCATTTTCATACGAGTAAAGGGAAGAGAAAGCCAACCGGGATTTGCCCAGTTGGCTAGGAGTTGAACTCCCAATTATAGGTTAGGGGTTCAATTCCCGCAAAAAAAAAGAGGACGCTCAATTCCATGTCGGGTATACGAAAGATACGTTCCCCCTGATGTCTGATCAAAAANNNNNNNNNNNNNNNNNNNNNNNNNNNNNNNNNNNNNNNNNNNNNNNNNNNNNNNNNNNNNNNNNNNNNNNNNNNNNNNNNNNNNNNNNNNNNNNNNNNNNNNNNNNNNNNNNNNNNNNNNNNNNNNNNNNNNNNNNNNNNNNNNNNNNNNNNNNNNNNNNNNNNNNNNNNNNNNNNNNNNNNNNNNNNNNNNNNNNNNNNNNNNNNNNNNNNNNNNNNNNNNNNNNNNNNNNNNNNNNNNNNNNNNNNNNNNNNNNNNNNNNNNNNNNNNNNNNNNNNNNNNNNNNNNaaaaaaaaaaaaaaaaaaaaaaaagagagaactcTCAATTCCGTGCCGGGTATACCAAAGATACGTTTGTCCCACTCTAGGAATATAAGAGGTTTCGTTTGGGTCAATTACCGTACATTTATAGgtttctcaaattcatcatggTTGCTAATTGTAGATAGTTTCCTAAACCGAGGCTAATACTTGAGCATCAAGTTTATGACTCGTATAGAAGGAGGACTCTAGACTATCTAGACATGGAATTATAGTTAAGATCccataatcataatcatagtttttagtcatgaaatctccaatggaattctcaacagagatttGAGGGATTCATCTCACCTTTTGGGGAAgtatgtgagacttaatggtggaaggagtacatcattcTGGTGCTTATGGAATACTTACCGATGTTGAGAGATGTGTCGAGTATTcgtatggagatgttggtaaaaCATCGTCTAGGAGGAGATTTTCGTTTTCAGAGATATCCTCGTTATAGTGAAGATCATTTTATGGCGGTGCTGGAGTAAATTATTGGTGTTGAACAGAACGCGTCCACGAGAATTTATGTCAGGGTTTAACAAAGAAGATCATCTCGTTACGGAGGAGACCTTTGATCAGAAGAAGGTTCTCATTGTGACAGATAATGTGATAAACATTATTTCATATGGGTGAAAACACTACTTTGGTTATAAAACGTTTTGGGGTTTCTTGTGTTCGATCATGTTGCAGTGAGTCGATGGATGATTTAGCCAATCAGAATATGTAATTCTCGGTTGCTTATTCAATAACGAATAGAGATGTTGTAGCCGTCTCCGTGGAAGTAGGCCTATTGCCAAACCACGTTAAATCAGTGTATACTATGCTGGCCTAACGGCGAGGGTATGTTTGAGAGCTTGCTTGGTATGTGGGGCTCATCATAAGAGTCAGTTTCACTATAATGATGGGTTTGATAACTAGCCTAGCATTTAGTTTAGCTTTTCCACTATGAGCAGTGATTTTCCATACCCAAA
This genomic stretch from Papaver somniferum cultivar HN1 chromosome 5, ASM357369v1, whole genome shotgun sequence harbors:
- the LOC113281206 gene encoding protein NRT1/ PTR FAMILY 6.1-like; its protein translation is MDSREIKSTTPVEEGGSDSPLHRIIPVDIHGKPITDLSKTGGWVATFFIFGNEMAERMAYFGLAVNMVVFMFSVMHMPISSSANAVNNFLGISQASSVLGSFLADAYLGRYRTIAIFTTIYLVGLTGITLCATVSVFVPNQEDCDQLSLLLGHCMPAKPWQMTYLYMALYITGFGAAGIRPCVSSFGADQFDENSKDYKSHLDRFFNFFYLSVTVGAIVAFTAIVYIQMHHGWGAAFASLAVAMGVSNALFFIGTPLYRHRLPGGSPLTRVAQVLVAAFRKRNESFSGRELETLYEIPGKHSAIKGSAKITHTDDFRCLDKAALRLQEDGTDPNPWRLCTVTQVEEVKILIKLLPIPACTIMLSVILTEFLTLSIQQAYTLNTHMGRLKLPVTCMPVFPGLSIFLILSLYYSTFVPLSRRITGHPHGASQLQRVGIGLAISILCVAWAAIFERYRRNYAIENGYEASFLTPMPNLTAYWLLIQYCLLGIAEVFCIVGLLEFLYQEAPDAMRSIVSAYAAVAGGLGCFVATILNNIIKSATGNEAEGKPTWLSQNINTGRLDNLYWVLTILSFLNFCVFIYAAKKYKYRDEQTVKRSESDLPTVDNPIRA